One genomic region from Bacillus aquiflavi encodes:
- a CDS encoding response regulator transcription factor: MREQAKVLIVEDDTEIARVICDYLRKQGYVVTWASTGKEGWEDFHHDTFDMILVDLMLPEMDGFTLCKTIRLESDVPLLIVSARHEDESKVLVLGLGADDYITKPFSLEELSARINSHLRRFRRYQGKLNNDRVLEFEHNLKIDFSKQTVYLDNKPLLLTAKEQALLFLLAKNPERTFSKTELYEHVWQQDDVDGNNTVTVHIKSLRSKLNDQSRKARFIQTVWGIGYRFIGVPV; this comes from the coding sequence ATGAGAGAGCAAGCAAAAGTGTTAATTGTCGAAGATGATACAGAAATTGCTCGTGTTATTTGCGATTACTTACGAAAACAAGGGTATGTAGTGACATGGGCTTCGACTGGAAAAGAAGGCTGGGAGGATTTTCATCATGATACATTCGATATGATTCTTGTCGATTTAATGCTTCCAGAAATGGATGGGTTTACATTATGCAAAACAATCCGTCTTGAAAGTGATGTCCCGTTATTAATTGTCAGTGCAAGACATGAAGATGAAAGTAAAGTTCTTGTTCTTGGTTTAGGTGCAGATGATTATATTACAAAACCGTTTAGTCTTGAAGAACTGAGTGCAAGAATCAATTCTCATTTACGCAGATTTCGCCGTTATCAAGGGAAGTTAAATAATGATCGCGTACTTGAGTTTGAGCACAATTTAAAAATTGATTTTTCTAAGCAAACAGTTTATCTCGATAACAAGCCACTTTTGTTGACAGCAAAAGAACAAGCGTTACTTTTCTTACTTGCAAAAAATCCTGAGCGTACTTTTTCAAAAACAGAGTTATATGAACATGTATGGCAGCAGGACGATGTTGATGGCAACAATACAGTGACTGTTCACATTAAAAGCTTGCGGTCTAAATTAAATGACCAATCACGTAAAGCAAGATTTATCCAAACTGTATGGGGGATTGGTTATCGGTTTATTGGAGTGCCAGTCTAA
- a CDS encoding sensor histidine kinase, translating to MIYLIQKKNEIGTLITHFNKMRKQIEKTKEEAKNHQKEKEYIVAALSHDLKTPLTAIRAYTEVLQGKMHMSQAEKQEYTKILFTKIDYMKQMLDDLVMYTALQSSHHEVNFVEVDGEEFFDMLLPSYKDQCEQRGISLTVSQCVKGTYYIDAKQMIRIVDNLMANAIRHTERGNHIWIGIISSQSKLPDWVFLPFQTSINEWRSNGTVLIIQNEGKAIAKENQKRIFEPFVQVEEARTKSGGSGLGLSIAKMLVEQQQGKIALWSTPKFGTVFACLLKERKDKGNGNKKHPT from the coding sequence TTGATATACCTTATTCAAAAAAAAAATGAAATCGGAACATTGATTACTCATTTTAATAAAATGAGGAAACAAATAGAAAAAACGAAAGAAGAAGCGAAAAATCACCAAAAAGAAAAAGAGTATATCGTTGCAGCGCTATCGCACGATTTAAAAACACCTTTAACAGCAATTCGTGCTTATACGGAAGTTCTCCAAGGTAAAATGCATATGTCCCAAGCAGAAAAACAAGAGTATACAAAGATTTTATTTACAAAAATAGATTATATGAAACAAATGCTTGATGACTTAGTCATGTATACAGCCTTACAGTCATCACATCATGAGGTAAATTTTGTGGAAGTTGACGGAGAAGAGTTTTTTGATATGCTGCTTCCAAGCTATAAAGATCAATGTGAGCAAAGAGGGATCTCGTTAACAGTCTCTCAATGTGTAAAAGGTACTTATTACATTGATGCAAAACAAATGATAAGAATTGTCGATAATTTAATGGCGAATGCGATTCGTCATACAGAGCGGGGAAATCATATATGGATTGGTATCATTTCCAGTCAGAGTAAGCTGCCCGATTGGGTATTTCTTCCTTTTCAAACTTCTATTAACGAATGGCGTAGCAATGGAACTGTACTTATCATTCAAAATGAAGGCAAAGCAATTGCGAAAGAAAACCAGAAGCGAATTTTTGAACCGTTTGTCCAAGTTGAAGAAGCGAGAACAAAAAGTGGAGGCTCAGGTCTTGGATTAAGTATTGCAAAAATGTTAGTCGAACAACAACAAGGGAAAATTGCACTATGGTCGACACCTAAATTCGGCACGGTGTTTGCCTGTTTGTTAAAAGAAAGGAAGGATAAAGGGAATGGAAATAAAAAGCATCCTACTTAG
- a CDS encoding LolA family protein, translating to MEIKSILLSSVITLGLLSGCSEDMAMSTDKMISNVLESDNKLESYYAEGNMNVYEGDTLIEKMTFQEWHSSDGKKKIVTKDEIKQKSSYVMNDGKQLLIYEEGSDVANSIDISDEEFVSSMPSQREILIQMLEQQKDTHSYEFTGEEEVNGVKTNHIKVTKKSKKSILGDMELWIDPKGWFIMKSKMVNGENKIEHEYTKVDASPQFTDDTFTLTLPNDVEIQPVKDETVTLEEAEKALDTSFLTLNKEIAEIEKIELDELKGEINRSEVTVYYKKDDIPLLMLSIFPTPKDDEDEVGFSEEEEITVRGLKGLAMKELNMFQWDEEGLRYSLIIEHPDMSVDEVITLVEKMEWSSDR from the coding sequence ATGGAAATAAAAAGCATCCTACTTAGCAGTGTCATTACATTAGGACTATTATCAGGTTGTTCAGAAGATATGGCAATGTCAACAGATAAGATGATTTCAAATGTATTAGAATCAGACAATAAGCTCGAATCTTATTATGCTGAAGGCAATATGAATGTCTATGAAGGGGACACTCTTATAGAAAAAATGACTTTCCAAGAGTGGCACAGCTCAGACGGAAAAAAGAAAATTGTGACAAAAGATGAAATAAAACAGAAGTCATCATATGTTATGAATGATGGGAAGCAATTGCTCATTTATGAAGAAGGTAGCGATGTTGCTAATTCAATTGATATTTCCGATGAGGAGTTTGTAAGTTCAATGCCGTCACAGCGGGAAATATTAATACAAATGTTAGAGCAGCAAAAAGACACACACTCGTATGAATTCACCGGAGAAGAAGAGGTGAATGGGGTCAAAACTAACCATATTAAAGTAACTAAAAAATCAAAGAAATCGATTCTTGGAGATATGGAGCTTTGGATTGATCCAAAAGGATGGTTTATTATGAAATCTAAAATGGTGAATGGTGAGAATAAAATTGAGCATGAATATACAAAAGTGGATGCCTCTCCTCAGTTTACTGATGATACATTTACATTAACTTTACCAAATGATGTAGAAATTCAACCGGTAAAGGATGAGACTGTTACGTTAGAAGAGGCTGAAAAAGCGCTCGATACATCATTTTTAACCTTAAATAAGGAAATAGCTGAAATAGAGAAAATCGAGTTAGATGAATTAAAGGGTGAAATAAATCGATCTGAAGTTACTGTCTATTATAAAAAGGATGATATTCCTTTACTAATGTTATCAATTTTTCCAACACCAAAGGACGATGAAGATGAGGTAGGTTTTTCTGAGGAAGAAGAGATTACCGTACGTGGATTAAAAGGTTTAGCGATGAAAGAACTAAATATGTTTCAATGGGATGAGGAAGGCTTGCGCTACTCGCTTATAATTGAACATCCAGATATGTCGGTAGATGAAGTCATCACACTAGTAGAGAAGATGGAATGGAGCTCAGATCGTTAA
- a CDS encoding carboxypeptidase M32: MSEIKKIETEFLNYVKKMTAYQEAIHLIYWDLRTGAPKNGVTHRSEVISLLSSEVFQMSTSEEMAAYIAKLSRFKNEVSKITQKTLEDCKQEYDRNKKNPIEEYKDYVMLQSEAQSIWGEAKEKSDFNLFRPYLEKLVDTNKRFIEYWGYEGNKYNTLLDLFEPGVTVAVLDKVFEELRENIVPLVKEVSESPYQPETAFLFEHFSKEKQRQFSVEILRQIGYNFHAGRLDETIHPFAISLNPGDVRVTTNYNEKDFRSAVFGTIHEGGHALYEQNISKELIGTSLCTGTSMGIHESQSLFYEYFIGRHYSFWVKNYDLLKKFSNGQFDNVTLENFYRAINQSKPSLIRIEADELTYPLHIIIRYEIEKGLFNDEIDVKDLPQIWNDKYEEYLGIRPKNDGEGVLQDVHWAGGSFGYFPSYALGYMYAAQFKAALVKDIPSFDELLAKGHLQPIRKWFTYHIHQYGKMKKPLEILTDVTGEGLNAKYLIDYLYDKYRKVYQLI; the protein is encoded by the coding sequence ATGTCAGAGATAAAAAAAATAGAAACAGAGTTTTTAAATTATGTAAAAAAGATGACTGCTTATCAAGAAGCTATCCATTTAATTTATTGGGACTTGCGGACAGGCGCTCCAAAGAATGGAGTAACTCACCGTTCTGAAGTGATTAGTTTACTTTCCTCTGAAGTATTTCAGATGTCGACATCTGAAGAAATGGCAGCATACATAGCAAAGCTTTCACGTTTCAAAAATGAAGTGTCAAAAATAACTCAAAAGACATTAGAAGACTGTAAACAAGAATATGATCGAAATAAAAAAAACCCTATCGAAGAGTATAAAGACTATGTAATGCTTCAATCAGAAGCTCAAAGTATTTGGGGAGAAGCAAAGGAAAAGTCAGACTTTAACTTGTTCCGACCATATTTGGAGAAACTCGTTGACACGAATAAGCGTTTTATTGAATATTGGGGATATGAAGGTAATAAATATAATACACTTTTAGATCTATTTGAACCAGGTGTTACCGTAGCTGTTTTAGATAAAGTATTTGAAGAATTAAGGGAGAACATTGTTCCTCTTGTTAAAGAAGTTTCTGAATCTCCGTATCAGCCAGAAACAGCATTTTTGTTTGAGCACTTTTCTAAAGAAAAACAGCGTCAATTCAGCGTAGAAATTTTAAGGCAGATCGGATATAATTTTCATGCGGGCCGTTTAGATGAGACGATTCACCCATTTGCAATCAGTTTAAATCCTGGTGATGTTCGCGTGACGACGAACTATAATGAAAAAGATTTTCGTTCTGCTGTGTTTGGAACAATTCATGAAGGGGGACACGCATTATATGAGCAAAATATTTCCAAAGAATTGATCGGTACATCATTATGTACAGGGACATCTATGGGAATACATGAATCTCAATCTCTTTTTTATGAATATTTCATCGGCAGACATTATTCTTTTTGGGTAAAAAATTATGATTTACTTAAAAAGTTTTCAAACGGACAATTTGACAATGTAACGTTAGAAAACTTTTATCGAGCAATTAATCAGTCAAAACCATCACTAATTCGAATTGAAGCTGATGAACTGACATATCCACTTCATATTATTATCCGCTATGAAATTGAAAAAGGCCTTTTCAATGATGAAATAGATGTGAAGGATTTGCCGCAAATTTGGAATGATAAATATGAGGAATATCTCGGAATTCGACCAAAGAATGACGGTGAAGGTGTTTTACAAGACGTTCATTGGGCCGGGGGAAGTTTTGGTTATTTTCCTTCATATGCTTTAGGCTATATGTATGCCGCACAATTTAAAGCAGCTTTAGTAAAAGATATACCGAGTTTCGATGAACTGCTTGCAAAAGGACATTTGCAGCCAATTAGAAAATGGTTTACTTATCATATTCACCAATATGGAAAAATGAAGAAACCGTTAGAAATTTTAACGGATGTAACTGGTGAAGGTTTAAATGCAAAATATTTAATTGACTATTTATATGATAAATATCGTAAAGTGTATCAATTAATCTAG
- a CDS encoding DMT family transporter, producing MLPYMMIAAGAALWGLIAIFVRGLSEYGFTAMEIVTIRVITASLLLIIIGLIRYRSEMKVKVRDTYLFIGTGILSIVFFYWSYFTTINEMNVSLAVILLYTSPAFVTILSYIFLKEPLHMKKVFAVIGTIFGCVLIAGVSVGEANNVTMLGIVIGLCSGLGYALYSIFGKFALRKYEPFTVTLFTFVVAALFLLPVTRIWEKGALLQPEVIGHAIGLGLFPTVIAFILYTKGLEKVESSKAGIIATVEPLVATFLSVFLYHESLTIFQIIGSVFILSSVLIVNFPIKMKKHRTVT from the coding sequence ATGCTACCTTATATGATGATTGCAGCCGGTGCTGCTTTATGGGGGTTAATTGCCATCTTTGTAAGGGGGCTATCCGAGTATGGTTTCACTGCGATGGAAATTGTTACGATTCGGGTAATTACAGCTTCACTATTATTAATAATCATTGGACTTATTCGCTATCGCAGTGAAATGAAAGTGAAAGTAAGAGATACTTATTTATTTATTGGGACGGGAATATTAAGTATTGTTTTTTTTTACTGGAGTTACTTTACAACTATTAATGAAATGAACGTTTCTTTAGCGGTGATTTTGCTGTATACATCTCCAGCTTTTGTTACAATCTTATCTTATATTTTTTTAAAAGAACCATTGCATATGAAGAAAGTGTTTGCGGTAATTGGAACGATTTTCGGTTGTGTATTAATAGCGGGTGTTTCAGTCGGAGAAGCAAATAATGTAACAATGCTAGGGATTGTAATCGGTCTTTGTTCGGGATTAGGTTATGCTTTATATAGTATTTTTGGTAAATTCGCATTAAGAAAATATGAACCATTTACAGTAACATTATTCACATTTGTCGTTGCAGCTCTTTTTCTGTTACCAGTTACACGGATTTGGGAAAAGGGAGCATTGTTGCAGCCTGAAGTAATCGGTCATGCAATTGGATTAGGGCTTTTTCCAACAGTTATTGCTTTTATTTTATATACGAAAGGGTTGGAAAAAGTTGAAAGCAGTAAAGCAGGAATTATTGCAACAGTTGAACCGCTTGTTGCGACTTTTTTAAGTGTTTTCCTTTATCATGAATCATTAACGATCTTTCAAATCATTGGCTCTGTTTTCATTTTATCGTCTGTTTTAATCGTTAACTTTCCAATAAAAATGAAAAAACATCGTACAGTAACATAA
- a CDS encoding ATP-dependent DNA helicase — MQNRLPFPLSKTESFFDKLSEWIGDVFYEWLPEAGLELRDEQIYIAFQLEKAFKEKKVMFAEAGVGTGKTIVYLLYAICYARYTHKPAIIACADETLIEQLVKKQGDVAKLEQILQLNIDVRLAKSRDQYLCLKKLDHAVASHDTTLISKIYNELPEFIHGGGSMQIFKPYGDRKDYPEINDFTWKQISWDSLQDCFTCEKRHRCGQTLHRDYYRNGQDLIICSHDFYMEHIWTKEARKREGQLPLLPNGSCVVFDEGHLLEYAAQKALTYRITEQTIETLLTRLLTNDVREKTLHLIEKAIDVNKAFFMEVITVSSSAMGSDKKEIDLNSSEKLIQVGNSLLTILQLIEEELVFEAELYIMNEYDLKVVEEHIDQMTYSLSLLLKNRQAITWLEEHNDDRTIVIMPRLVEEILQEEVFSEKKPFIFSSATLSENKSFAYIANSLGITDYLSFSVQSPFDYNNKMKLQLPMFNQEDHFKKKAHYVLQAINESDGGALVLFTNREDLFAFKKFVNSYSYTKYPIYYEGDGEISTLVDLFQNDVQSVLCSVHLWEGLDIPGRSLRNVIIFSLPFPPSDPVFTAKREAAATPFLQVDMPYMLLRLRQGIGRLIRTHEDEGTIHILLEDYDDHEVISKVKSVLPVSI; from the coding sequence ATGCAAAACCGTTTACCATTTCCACTATCTAAAACCGAATCATTTTTTGATAAATTAAGTGAATGGATCGGTGATGTTTTTTATGAATGGCTCCCAGAAGCTGGCTTAGAATTGCGTGATGAACAAATTTATATAGCGTTTCAACTTGAAAAAGCCTTTAAGGAAAAAAAGGTCATGTTTGCTGAAGCAGGGGTTGGAACGGGGAAGACGATTGTTTATTTGTTATACGCGATTTGTTATGCACGCTATACACATAAGCCAGCAATTATTGCCTGTGCTGATGAAACGCTGATCGAACAGCTTGTAAAGAAACAAGGAGATGTGGCAAAGCTTGAACAAATATTACAGTTAAATATTGATGTTAGGCTCGCCAAATCACGTGATCAATATTTATGCTTAAAAAAGCTTGACCATGCAGTTGCAAGTCATGATACTACTCTCATCAGCAAAATATACAATGAGCTTCCTGAATTTATTCATGGCGGAGGTTCAATGCAAATATTTAAACCGTATGGAGATCGGAAAGATTATCCGGAGATAAATGATTTTACTTGGAAGCAAATTTCTTGGGATTCACTGCAAGATTGCTTTACTTGTGAAAAGCGACATCGCTGTGGTCAAACATTACATCGCGATTATTACCGAAATGGACAAGATTTAATTATTTGTTCCCACGATTTTTATATGGAACACATTTGGACTAAAGAAGCTAGAAAGCGAGAAGGACAGCTACCGCTTCTTCCTAATGGAAGCTGTGTCGTATTTGATGAAGGGCATTTACTTGAATATGCTGCTCAGAAAGCATTAACATATCGAATTACTGAACAAACGATCGAAACTTTGCTTACTAGGCTTTTAACAAATGATGTCCGTGAAAAAACATTACATTTAATTGAAAAAGCAATTGATGTAAATAAAGCCTTCTTTATGGAAGTAATAACAGTCTCCTCATCTGCAATGGGATCAGATAAAAAGGAAATTGATTTAAATTCTTCAGAAAAACTAATTCAAGTCGGAAACAGTCTACTGACCATCTTACAGTTAATTGAAGAAGAACTCGTATTTGAGGCTGAATTATACATAATGAACGAATATGATTTAAAAGTCGTTGAAGAACATATTGATCAAATGACATATTCTTTATCATTACTGCTTAAAAATAGACAAGCCATTACTTGGTTAGAAGAGCATAACGACGATCGAACTATCGTCATTATGCCTCGCTTAGTAGAAGAAATACTGCAGGAGGAAGTATTTTCAGAAAAGAAGCCGTTTATTTTTTCATCAGCTACTTTATCAGAAAATAAATCATTCGCTTATATTGCAAATAGTTTAGGGATTACAGATTATTTGTCATTTTCTGTTCAGTCTCCATTTGATTATAATAATAAAATGAAGCTGCAGTTGCCGATGTTTAATCAAGAAGATCACTTCAAAAAGAAAGCTCACTATGTTTTACAAGCTATTAATGAATCGGATGGGGGTGCACTCGTATTATTTACAAATAGAGAAGACTTATTTGCATTTAAAAAGTTTGTCAACTCTTACTCTTACACAAAATACCCGATATATTACGAAGGAGATGGAGAAATCAGTACTTTAGTTGATCTATTTCAAAATGATGTTCAATCTGTACTTTGCTCCGTCCATTTATGGGAAGGATTAGATATACCTGGAAGATCGCTAAGGAATGTAATTATTTTTTCATTACCGTTTCCACCATCAGATCCGGTATTTACTGCAAAAAGGGAAGCAGCTGCCACACCATTTTTACAAGTAGATATGCCTTATATGCTTCTTCGTCTACGACAAGGAATCGGACGACTCATACGAACGCACGAAGATGAGGGGACGATACATATTTTGTTGGAGGATTATGATGATCATGAGGTGATTTCAAAAGTTAAAAGTGTATTACCAGTTTCGATTTAA